A section of the Kluyveromyces lactis strain NRRL Y-1140 chromosome F complete sequence genome encodes:
- the ARA1 gene encoding D-arabinose 1-dehydrogenase (NAD(P)(+)) ARA1 (similar to uniprot|P38115 Saccharomyces cerevisiae YBR149W ARA1 Large subunit of NADP dependent arabinose dehydrogenase involved in carbohydrate metabolism small subunit is unidentified), with amino-acid sequence MLHPLSTEIYFTFNNGNKVPAFGLGTAAQHERVAETKQAVKAAIKAGYRHIDTAWAYGVEEYVGEALQELFEERVVKREDLHITSKVWHTMWNDVDKSLNESLARLKVDYVDLFLQHWPLCTQKVPDPHGVDKIAKEPVDDQGNPLYDEKGDWIETYKQIEKIYLDKNDKRVRAIGVSNFPIEYLKRVLKECRTVPACNQVELHPHLPQRELCEFCSEHKILVTAYSPLGGNGAPLLELPILKGLCEKYNASPNDILTSYHLRQGTIVIPRSLNSTRIASNLEFVPLSEEDVNKLNEFGQKNKKRYINGAVSSVIPGFKEDFLKEQLQQS; translated from the coding sequence ATGTTACATCCACTATCCACTGAAATTTACTTTACCTTCAACAATGGAAACAAGGTCCCTGCTTTTGGACTAGGTACTGCAGCTCAACATGAGAGGGTTGCGGAAACCAAACAAGCAGTCAAAGCAGCAATCAAAGCAGGTTACAGGCACATTGACACTGCATGGGCATATGGTGTTGAAGAATACGTTGGTGAGGCTTTACAAGAGCTATTCGAGGAACGTGTCGTTAAAAGAGAAGATTTGCACATTACCAGCAAAGTTTGGCATACTATGTGGAATGACGTTGATAAGTCCTTGAACGAATCACTCGCAAGATTGAAGGTAGATTATGTTGACTTATTTCTACAACATTGGCCATTATGCACGCAAAAGGTGCCAGATCCGCATGGTGTTGATAAAATAGCTAAGGAACCTGTTGATGATCAAGGCAATCCCCTATACGATGAAAAGGGTGATTGGATTGAAACTTACAAGCAGATCGAGAAGATTTACTTGGATAAGAATGATAAAAGAGTGCGTGCCATTGGTGTAAGTAACTTCCCAATTGAATACTTGAAGAGGGTCTTGAAGGAGTGTAGAACAGTTCCCGCATGCAATCAAGTTGAACTACACCCTCACCTTCCTCAACGTGAACTATGTGAGTTCTGTAGTGAACACAAAATCTTAGTGACTGCCTATTCACCATTGGGAGGGAATGGTGCTCCTTTACTAGAACTTCCAATCCTAAAGGGGTTATGTGAGAAGTACAATGCCTCTCCTAATGATATCTTGACATCTTACCATCTAAGACAAGGCACTATTGTTATTCCTAGGTCATTAAATTCAACAAGGATTGCCAGCAATTTAGAATTTGTTCCActttcagaagaagatgtgAATAAGTTGAATGAATTTGGTCAGAAGAATAAGAAGAGATATATCAATGGCGCAGTCAGTTCGGTGATTCCAGGTTTCAAGGAAGATTTTCTCAAAGAGCAGCTGCAGCAGTCTTAA
- the JIP4 gene encoding Jip4p (some similarities with uniprot|Q99248 Saccharomyces cerevisiae YOR019W Hypothetical ORF), which translates to MLEKTDPFYYKRVKFCLCDHCTEGSEELQRYKSNYSSDSRSSVDSLLNGAGEKLVPTVSWDTVPIEGVSNEESGYDSDPHNLDYALDRFYDSDDSHDDIRHGRGSSRTHLGITPTLTDRVRGSSPMRPRQNNDFTFQLDVGGSSNNPKIFFGPNGEIRRRDYPSRPVLFNNALIRTQYHKDWKHEWRQRVEKMEERKETGVSTYFKFPEILFPKVKVDLTDAPLVNDNGEMIQKERRASIKRHLKVVRTPVGLVKTPRTILVHISGREHTWVALDWAMAELAEDIDYIVIIANIPRRDWSTRSGSYTRSRSASRSRSRSRSRMRSVSRTREFGTDDDQPDATWCDGCTVGEVNDLLQRLIEYSTLIMGGKKLKITVEIVIGSTSQILIDSLNAYAPDFFVIGSSIDKYGSGSVVVHKSRHLAPVLMQYFPIPVFFVAARRMGWFEKKLQRDILFKQRVLPSDKDTDLDVSSFSVSTTETDDTENEDTDDDDDVETTSNLSLGNREKTVKQIQKLRHNYRCLVDKKLKLLDEDTGLPTPEQYYGKMDSIINATLNFNKELETWGDSADMAEIKRSITGGVRPRVMKKKSMLDFSDLPPKRKSKIPTEHENSKETMDFNQNTFKNKKLPKVVLSSPPPSRPVSPLANNGEGGIKFANSVKSKDGKGAIQRIKSYDPYSQNSDPFDREDSALSLSVVRSHQPKSDSTSLRKVLSTTSLDKKESKKGRLLSFLFGGGSNNNIGSNSSNSSPVVSESNSRRGSIASQSSSDSTKKRRSIFGLKK; encoded by the coding sequence ATGCTGGAGAAAACAGATCCTTTCTATTATAAGAGGGTGAAGTTCTGTCTGTGTGATCACTGTACTGAAGGTTCAGAGGAATTGCAGAGATACAAGAGTAATTATAGCTCTGACAGTCGAAGTTCTGTTGATTCGTTACTGAACGGAGCCGGCGAAAAGTTGGTTCCAACGGTTTCTTGGGACACAGTACCTATCGAGGGTGTATCTAACGAGGAATCAGGGTACGACAGCGATCCTCATAATTTGGATTACGCTCTGGATCGATTTTACGATAGTGATGATTCACATGACGATATACGCCATGGCCGGGGATCATCAAGGACTCACTTGGGAATCACCCCAACCCTTACAGACAGAGTACGTGGATCCTCGCCTATGAGACCGAGGCAAAACAATGATTTCACATTTCAGCTTGATGTTGGAGGCAGTAGCAATAATCCAAAGATTTTCTTTGGCCCTAACGGGGAAATCAGAAGAAGGGACTACCCCAGCAGACCTGTTTTATTTAATAACGCGTTGATCAGGACACAGTACCATAAGGATTGGAAGCATGAGTGGAGACAGCGAGTAGAAAAAATGGAGGAGAGAAAAGAGACCGGCGTCAGTACGTACTTCAAATTTCCTGAGATTCTATTTCCGAAAGTGAAAGTCGATTTAACAGATGCCCCTTTGGTCAACGACAATGGGGAAATGATacaaaaggaaagaagGGCTAGCATCAAAAGACATTTGAAAGTTGTTCGAACCCCTGTTGGATTGGTAAAGACGCCAAGAACTATCCTTGTGCATATAAGTGGTAGAGAACATACATGGGTTGCACTAGATTGGGCTATGGCCGAATTGGCTGAGGACATTGATTATATAGTTATTATTGCAAATATTCCCAGAAGAGATTGGTCGACTAGAAGTGGTTCTTATACGAGATCGAGGTCAGCATCGAGATCTCGCTCTCGTTCTAGATCTAGGATGAGATCTGTCTCTCGGACTCGGGAATTCGGTACCGATGATGATCAACCTGATGCTACTTGGTGTGACGGTTGCACGGTTGGGGAAGTAAATGACTTGCTTCAGCGGCTCATCGAATATTCTACTTTGATCATGGGTGGTAAGAAGCTCAAAATAACAGTTGAAATTGTGATCGGTTCGACTTCGCAAATATTGATTGATTCATTAAATGCGTACGCTCCAGATTTTTTTGTCATCGGCAGTTCTATTGATAAATATGGCTCGGGATCAGTTGTTGTGCATAAGTCAAGACATTTGGCTCCGGTGCTGATGCAGTATTTCCCTATTCCCGTTTTTTTTGTGGCTGCAAGGAGGATGGGATGGTTCGAAAAGAAGTTGCAGCGAGATATTCTATTCAAACAACGAGTCTTACCGTCAGATAAGGACACTGATCTGGATGTCTCATCATTCAGTGTTTCCACAACGGAAACTGATGACACTGAAAACGAAGACAccgatgatgatgatgatgtgGAGACAACATCAAATTTGTCTTTAGGCAACAGAGAAAAAACTGTAAAGCAAATTCAAAAGCTAAGACACAATTACCGTTGTCTTGTTGACAAAAAGCTTAAAttattggatgaagatACGGGACTTCCAACACCTGAACAATATTATGGGAAAATGGATTCTATCATTAATGCTACTTTgaacttcaacaaagagCTCGAAACCTGGGGTGACTCTGCCGATATGGCTGAGATCAAAAGAAGTATAACAGGTGGTGTACGGCCCAGAGtcatgaagaagaaatctatGCTTGATTTCTCGGATCTTCCTCCCAAgagaaaatcaaaaattccAACTGAACATGAGAACTCAAAGGAAACAATGGACTTCAATCAAAAtactttcaagaataaaaaaTTACCCAAAGTTGTGTTAAGCTCACCTCCTCCATCCCGACCAGTATCCCCACTCGCTAACAATGGAGAGGGAGGTATCAAGTTTGCTAACTCAGTGAAATCAAAGGATGGAAAGGGAGCTATTCAGCGCATCAAGTCTTATGATCCATATTCGCAGAATTCTGATCCATTTGATAGAGAAGATTCTGCGCTATCATTGAGCGTGGTAAGATCTCATCAACCCAAGTCGGATTCAACTTCGTTGAGGAAAGTATTGAGTACAACTTCTCTAGATAAGAAAGAGTCGAAAAAAGGTAgacttctttcatttttatttgGGGGAGGCTCCAATAACAACATTGGTTCTAATAGCTCAAATTCAAGTCCAGTGGTCAGCGAAAGCAACTCAAGGAGAGGTAGTATTGCCAGTCAATCTTCAAGTGATTCGACTAAAAAAAGGAGAAGCATATTTGGTTTAAAAAAATAG
- a CDS encoding ADP-ribosylation factor-like protein (conserved hypothetical protein) — protein sequence MDCFWKWFNQFWDWLYTASTQKQLSIAVVGLQNSGKTTFTNLIAGEEFVVDTIPTLGVNIKDVKLPNHTNLKVYDLAGQTRFQKLWDRCFQQVDLLVFMIDLSDLTNWEQAKNKLHDVIIATNLEHVPILILGNKVDLIPKFHRDLYVAKSDVSDQRSSVENSARKQTWNYVSPLLHNYEYEDIPKYDLNPENQHVLSKVEVLSKELGIDLKHGLLHLPHDSKVKLNRDIALFSVSCKDGTLIDTVIDWILEL from the coding sequence ATGGATTGCTTCTGGAAATGGttcaatcaattttggGATTGGCTTTATACTGCGAGCACTCAGAAACAATTGAGCATTGCAGTTGTTGGTTTGCAAAACTCAGGTAAAACGACTTTCACCAATCTGATAGCTGGAGAGGAGTTTGTGGTCGACACGATACCAACTTTAGGAGTAAACATCAAAGATGTAAAGCTGCCGAACCATACCAATCTAAAGGTATACGATTTAGCCGGCCAAACCCGCTTTCAAAAACTCTGGGATCGATGTTTCCAACAAGTCGATCTTTTAGTGTTCATGATTGATTTATCCGATTTAACGAATTGGGAACAGGCAAAGAACAAGCTTCATGATGTGATAATCGCTACAAACCTGGAGCATGTACCTATTCTGATATTAGGTAACAAAGTGGACCTAATCCCGAAGTTTCATAGAGATTTATACGTTGCCAAGTCGGATGTTTCAGATCAACGGAGTTCAGTAGAAAACTCTGCGAGGAAACAGACATGGAATTACGTCTCTCCCTTGTTACACAATTATGAATACGAAGATATACCGAAGTATGATTTAAATCCAGAAAATCAACACGTATTAAGCAAGGTAGAGGTTCTCTCGAAAGAATTGGGCATAGACTTGAAGCACGGATTGCTTCATTTACCACATGACTCGAAAGTCAAATTAAACAGAGACATCGCCCTATTCTCAGTAAGTTGCAAAGACGGAACTTTGATAGACACCGTCATCGATTGGATCCTAGAATTATAG
- the MSH2 gene encoding mismatch repair ATPase MSH2 (uniprot|Q96W95 Kluyveromyces lactis MSH2 Mismatch repair protein Msh2p), giving the protein MSSRPDLKFSDIAEERGFYKRFLQLPQRSQNTIRLVDKSDYYIVVGDDALFVADQVYHTSSVLKDCKIDPSTLRQFDLQEPLKYVTMSIQIVGNLLKTSLLELGKKIEIYDRNWKLLKTASPGNLEQVDDLIVGSVETNIVLASLKLNFNGTAASNYCTIGVSFVDNTNYRIGLFDLLDNEVFSNLESCLIQLGIKECLIPDLRDNPSMANDLKKILSVIDRCSCVASFVKPSDFNGKDVEADLAKLCGDELSLSVSKFSANCLGACSVLLNYLNIMNNEANVGNFEVVDHSLSQFVKLDASAIKALNVFPTGSQGNTALLSVGSPQKCSSLFQLLNRCKTNSGVRLLNEWLKQPLTDIDQITKRHDLVEFFMDQLELRSSLQEECLPSVPDIRRLTKKLQKNGNLEDVLKIYQFAQMVPVISDLLKQKTEEVDSNDLMILVKEVLLDPMLENANPLEKLKELVETTVDLEAYEETNEFMIKVEFNEQLSIIRTHLDELKDAIRTIHLDTADDLGFDPEKKLKLENHHLHGWCMRLTRNDAKALRQHKKYIELSTVKAGIFFSTKELKNIAEETSELQKKYEQQQASLVKEIVSITLSYTPVLEKLSVVTAQLDILCSFAQVSSYAPIPYVRPKMYPLNDQNRTTELIASRHPIVEMQDDVTFISNDVKLVQGDSEFIVITGPNMGGKSTYIRQIGVICLMAQIGCFVPCDEAKIAAVDAILCRVGAGDSQLKGVSTFMMEMLETASILKNATHNSLVIVDELGRGTSTYDGFGLAWSISEHIATNINCFTLFATHFHELTTLADKLDNVSNMHVVAHIEDNGSHNSDDITLLYKVEAGSSDQSFGIHVAEVVQFPSKIVNMAKRKAAELEDLKKDNDSLKKAKLSPEDIVLGTESLKKSLKVWCKELKKNNLIDRLDDPSVQEECVDKLKQQIDNLAREEDTTSLFVDWVRDTLL; this is encoded by the coding sequence ATGTCATCAAGACCTGATCTAAAGTTTTCTGATATTGCAGAGGAGCGAGGATTCTACAAGAGGTTTTTACAACTTCCTCAAAGGAGTCAGAATACTATTAGATTAGTTGACAAATCCGATTATTACATTGTGGTTGGTGATGATGCGTTATTTGTGGCAGATCAAGTATACCATACATCATCagtattgaaagattgcAAGATCGATCCTAGCACACTTCGCCAATTTGATTTACAGGAACCATTGAAATATGTGACCATGTCTATTCAAATAGTGGgcaatcttttgaagacATCACTATTGGAACTAGGCAAAAAGATCGAAATCTACGATAGAAACTggaaacttttgaaaacagcTTCACCAGGTAACCTCGAACAAGTAGATGATTTAATAGTAGGGTCAGTGGAAACGAACATCGTTTTAGCaagtttgaaattaaaTTTTAATGGTACTGCTGCATCAAATTATTGCACAATTGGTGTTTCATTTGTTGACAACACGAACTACAGAATTGGGTTATTTGATCTACTAGACAACGAGGTTTTCTCTAACTTAGAAAGTTGTTTAATTCAACTTGGTATAAAGGAATGTCTAATTCCAGATTTGCGTGATAATCCTAGTATGGCAAATGATTtaaagaagatattgaGCGTCATTGATCGCTGTTCTTGTGTCGCATCCTTTGTTAAGCCTAGCGACTTTAACGGAAAAGACGTTGAAGCCGATTTAGCAAAGCTTTGCGGTGATGAATTATCCTTATCAGTGTCAAAGTTTTCTGCAAACTGTCTAGGTGCATGTAGTGTCTTATTGAACTACCTAAACATAATGAATAACGAGGCCAACGTTGGAAACTTTGAAGTTGTGGATCACTCTCTTTCGCAATTTGTAAAGTTAGATGCTTCTGCAATCAAAGCACTAAATGTGTTCCCCACAGGCTCACAGGGTAATACTGCTCTTTTAAGCGTCGGCTCTCCTCAAAAATGTTCAAGTCTTTTCCAGTTGTTGAATAGATGTAAAACTAATTCCGGCGTAAGGTTGTTGAACGAGTGGCTGAAGCAACCCTTGACCGACATCGACCAGATTACCAAAAGGCATGATCTAGTTGAATTTTTCATGGATCAGTTAGAATTAAGATCTTCTCTACAAGAAGAATGCTTACCTAGTGTTCCAGATATCCGCAGACTAACaaagaaacttcaaaaaaatgGGAACTTAGAAGATGTTCTCAAGATTTATCAGTTTGCACAAATGGTTCCAGTTATTTCAGATCtgttgaaacagaagaCCGAAGAGGTTGATTCTAATGATTTAATGATACTCGTGAAAGAGGTTTTACTCGATCCAATGTTAGAAAATGCAAATCCTCttgagaaattgaaagagttgGTAGAGACCACTGTTGATCTAGAAGCTTACGAGGAAACAAATGAATTCATGATCAAAGTCGAATTTAATGAACAATTATCTATCATTAGAACTCatcttgatgaattaaaaGATGCTATAAGAACAATACACTTAGACACTGCTGATGATTTGGGCTTCGAtccagaaaagaaattgaaactaGAAAACCACCATTTACATGGATGGTGTATGCGATTAACACGTAATGATGCAAAGGCCCTACGTCAACATAAGAAATACATTGAGTTGTCCACTGTAAAGGCTGgtatattcttttcaacaaaagaacTAAAAAATATTGCCGAAGAGACCTCAGAactacaaaaaaaatatgaacAACAGCAAGCATCGTTagtcaaagaaattgtttcGATTACTCTAAGCTATACACCGGTTTTAGAGAAGCTTTCTGTTGTAACTGCTCAACTAGACATTCTTTGTTCATTCGCGCAAGTATCTTCATATGCGCCAATTCCCTATGTTCGTCCGAAGATGTATCCATTGAACGATCAAAACAGAACAACAGAACTTATAGCATCTCGCCATCCCATTGTAGAGATGCAAGACGATGTTACcttcatttcaaatgatGTAAAATTAGTACAGGGTGATTCTGAATTCATAGTCATTACTGGTCCTAATATGGGTGGTAAATCCACTTACATCAGGCAGATTGGTGTAATATGTCTAATGGCTCAAATTGGATGCTTTGTTCCATGCGACGAGGCAAAaattgctgctgttgatgcCATACTATGCCGTGTTGGAGCTGGTGATTCTCAATTGAAGGGTGTCTCCACCTTCATGATGGAAATGTTAGAAACAGCGTcaatattgaagaatgcCACTCACAACTCACTAGTTATCGTTGATGAATTAGGACGTGGTACAAGCACATATGATGGTTTTGGACTAGCATGGTCTATTTCCGAACACATTGCCACCAAcatcaattgtttcacATTGTTTGCTACACATTTCCATGAACTCACGACGTTGGCTGACAAGCTAGACAATGTTTCTAACATGCACGTCGTTGCTCATATCGAGGATAATGGATCTCATAATTCTGATGATATAACGCTACTATACAAAGTCGAGGCTGGTAGTTCAGACCAGTCCTTCGGTATACATGTCGCCGAAGTGGTCCAATTCCCAAGCAAAATTGTTAATATGGCCAAACGTAAGGCTGCCGAattagaagatttgaagaaagataatGATTCTCTCAAAAAGGCAAAGCTTTCACCTGAGGATATAGTGCTGGGAACAGAATCACTCAAGAAGTCGTTAAAAGTCTGGTGcaaagagttgaaaaagaataacCTTATTGATAGGCTAGATGACCCGTCCGTACAAGAAGAATGTGTCGATAAATTAAAACAGCAAATTGACAATTTGGCACGAGAAGAAGATACGACATCTCTGTTTGTAGATTGGGTTCGTGACACACTATTATGA
- the SCD5 gene encoding Scd5p (some similarities with uniprot|P34758 Saccharomyces cerevisiae YOR329C SCD5 Multicopy suppressor of clathrin deficiency and of ts ipl1 mutants), with product MSFDWLNVPGLDISNDSQASVSSSSPPPAVSFSFTTADRPQEPSNLQQPQSQQSLRGREGNKLTVSGSTSNFQDSQSKSHTIDGALHSHSESDIASSYVETAQELQVPLAVPEFQLTPDERKAYLRWFRDLSSRIHSRPITLDDVFNFLANFRIDDTIKERITHIFRTCRYAVNEEQFYAIIRLVAHGLQQHFLPTRSMIPEKAPVLRPKSILSANAGQEVYEEVEEDPNNATDKKVDFDGFASLLLTGKAIQKNIRRRIMKRRDQIKKVRFSKNLVTFANDLSTKAMSSISRSGKPAVTAPDNAASTESSPSDDSTLDLSLPMEQLLAKLSSRNRNNSALVKELPSDTQPETQEEREVLEDMKDSLSHFRQIQKVDSVTQLPNNMSSYESSNSSGREQALEPLKPTATGSANYLFRQTVPPSHNIDANKNDNHILEPLKPTATGSANEIFKNIFRRSKPAEHLPQQGRTAPFVPPQRKVQFTEAMKPTSTGSANYLMKQQFQDLQEFQPFQSALPSQQQQQQQYLSPRPSINAFQPPNQGQFLQPNAGGLVTSPQPQLSSHSNLSSDGYFSSLITPSPPMMPTSSPQPQNISNGVNLSAAYQQHIPECGSNLNYQVRPNAVSPRPARSQSDNILDDLKALQQQVDQLNQTYSYDGRR from the coding sequence ATGTCATTTGATTGGTTGAATGTACCAGGGTTAGATATTTCCAATGATTCACAGGCCTCTGTATCAAGTTCATCACCGCCTCCAGCGGTGTCATTCAGTTTCACTACAGCAGACAGACCTCAGGAACCCAGTAATCTGCAACAACCGCAAAGTCAACAATCACTGAGGGGACGTGAGGGCAATAAACTTACTGTTTCAGGATCTACAAGTAATTTTCAGGATTCGCAATCGAAGTCGCACACAATAGACGGAGCTCTTCACTCCCATTCAGAATCGGATATTGCCTCGTCGTATGTCGAAACTGCTCAGGAGTTACAGGTACCGCTAGCAGTTCCAGAATTCCAACTCACTCCTGATGAACGAAAAGCTTACTTGCGATGGTTTAGAGACCTAAGTTCCAGGATTCATTCGCGACCAATAACGTTGGACGATGTGTTTAACTTTCTAGCCAACTTCAGGATTGACGACACGATTAAAGAAAGGATTACACACATATTCAGAACATGTAGATACGCTGTAAATGAAGAGCAGTTTTATGCCATCATTAGACTAGTTGCTCATGGATTACAGCAGCATTTCCTACCTACCCGAAGCATGATTCCCGAAAAGGCACCTGTGTTAAGACCAAAATCCATCTTATCTGCTAATGCTGGTCAAGAAGTATATGAGGAGGTGGAAGAAGACCCAAACAACGCTACTGATAAAAAGGTAGACTTTGATGGATTTGCATCTTTGCTCTTAACAGGGAAAGCAATACAAAAGAATATCAGAAGGAGAATCATGAAACGTAGAGATCAGATTAAGAAGGTCCGATTCTCCAAGAATCTGGTTACATTCGCAAACGATTTATCTACCAAGGCAATGAGCAGCATCTCGAGGTCTGGCAAACCTGCTGTCACTGCACCTGATAACGCAGCGTCTACTGAGTCTAGCCCTAGTGATGATTCAACTTTGGACCTATCACTACCGATGGAACAATTGCTAGCAAAattatcttcaagaaatcgAAATAACAGTGCTTTAGTGAAGGAATTACCCTCGGATACTCAGCCTGAGAcacaagaagaaagagaagtaTTAGAAGATATGAAGGACTCATTGAGCCATTTCAGACAGATCCAAAAAGTTGATAGTGTCACACAGCTCCCTAACAACATGTCTTCATATGAatcttctaattcttcaGGGAGAGAGCAGGCTCTTGAACCACTAAAACCAACAGCAACTGGATCTGCAAACTACTTGTTCAGACAGACTGTCCCTCCCTCTCACAATATAGATGCTAACAAAAACGACAACCATATCCTGGAACCACTAAAACCTACTGCGACTGGATCAGCAAACGAgattttcaagaatataTTCAGAAGGAGCAAACCTGCGGAGCATTTGCCACAGCAGGGGCGTACTGCACCATTCGTGCCTCCACAAAGAAAGGTACAGTTCACCGAGGCGATGAAACCAACATCCACAGGCTCAGCAAACTATTTAATGAAGCAGcaatttcaagatcttcaagaatttcagCCGTTCCAATCGGCTCTACCATctcagcaacaacagcaacagcagtATCTCAGTCCACGACCATCGATTAATGCTTTTCAGCCTCCAAATCAAGGCCAGTTTTTGCAGCCCAATGCAGGTGGATTGGTTACATCACCTCAACCTCAACTCTCATCCCATTCCAATCTATCATCTGACGGATATTTCAGCTCACTCATAACCCCTTCACCACCAATGATGCCCACATCGTCTCCTCAACCTCAGAACATATCGAACGGCGTGAATTTATCCGCAGCATACCAGCAGCATATTCCAGAGTGTGGCTCTAACCTCAATTATCAAGTGCGACCAAATGCTGTCAGTCCACGACCAGCACGTTCCCAGTCAGACAACATTTTAGATGATTTAAAGGCATTGCAGCAGCAAGTggatcaattgaatcaaacATACTCATACGATGGGAGACGTTAA
- a CDS encoding uncharacterized protein (weakly similar to uniprot|Q03362 Saccharomyces cerevisiae YDR476C Hypothetical ORF): protein MSENTTSAKGTAQSIIAHMNKDHKLALEDFLYVFGNVPITDQISSVRLKEFELDHMTILFQHAAIDFDIEKVIPFDPPLSSFRDSRDRLVSMAKEAAEKRGVSHVMINEMSYPRDFVEYLIIILVFLPIVVFMKRSLLQYFPLPQYIIDFISKDAVLISIIIGEIICHAAETYFLLRPRLNYHRVPTDFLVEWYFFGMLEGYPIVKRFDDLAYQRTH, encoded by the coding sequence ATGTCTGAGAATACGACTTCTGCTAAGGGCACAGCACAGAGCATTATTGCTCATATGAATAAAGATCATAAACTTGCATTAGAGGATTTTCTTTATGTATTTGGTAATGTGCCAATCACAGACCAAATCAGTAGCGTTagattgaaagaatttgaattggACCACATGACCATATTATTCCAACATGCTGccattgattttgatattgagAAGGTGATTCCTTTTGATCCACCTTTAAGCAGTTTCAGAGATTCCAGAGACAGATTGGTGTCGATGGCCAAGGAGGCTGCCGAGAAAAGAGGAGTGTCGCACGTTATGATCAACGAGATGTCGTATCCTCGAGACTTTGTCgaatatttgataataattCTAGTGTTCCTACCAATAGTTGTTTTTATGAAGAGAAGCCTTCTACAATACTTCCCATTACCGCAGTATATCATCGATTTTATCTCCAAGGACGCCGTCTTGATATCAATCATCATCGGTGAAATTATCTGCCATGCAGCAGAGACCTACTTCTTATTGAGACCGAGACTCAACTACCATCGTGTTCCAACAGATTTCCTTGTGGAGTGGTATTTCTTCGGTATGTTAGAAGGATACCCTATAGTCAAACGATTCGATGATCTTGCATACCAAAGAACACATTAA
- a CDS encoding uncharacterized protein (no similarity) — MHRPCVQRTRISVAHILQLRRKTDLLNSYFKQSFKENVIESATRYVVNYCKRYGETSDIPLLSKPGEPLDINHVKKSKFLKAIWIPGPEHCGIPLCA, encoded by the coding sequence atgcatAGGCCTTGCGTTCAAAGAACCAGGATATCGGTGGCACATATCTTGCAGCTTCGCCGTAAGACTGACCTATTGAACAGTTATTTCAAACAATCGTTCAAAGAGAACGTCATTGAATCAGCGACAAGGTATGTCGTCAATTATTGCAAACGATACGGTGAAACTTCTGATATTCCCTTGCTTAGTAAACCAGGTGAACCATTGGATATCAACCACgtcaagaaatcaaagtTTTTAAAAGCTATCTGGATACCTGGACCGGAACATTGCGGAATCCCATTATGCGCCTAA